The proteins below are encoded in one region of Helianthus annuus cultivar XRQ/B chromosome 2, HanXRQr2.0-SUNRISE, whole genome shotgun sequence:
- the LOC110905120 gene encoding protein IQ-DOMAIN 14-like, whose amino-acid sequence MGKKGGGWFSAVRKAYVYSNDSKENTEEKKPPQKTASKKSWFGRQTNVESESSQPPESAFATLALRSPPSEHDDDDKPAESQAEMIKPTEPESELTEPTITPEHEPNEPAKPEDQLSKPTKPEVEPKKTTKPENEPSESGYTSRVAVAAAAFRRFLGKSKEDLAAIKVQTAFRRFLARRKLRALKGLVRLKVLVQSQSVKRQAITTLRCMQTLACV is encoded by the exons ATGGGGAAGAAAGGGGGTGGATGGTTTTCTGCAGTGAGGAAGGCATATGTCTATAGTAATGATTCAAAGGAAAATACAGaagaaaag AAACCACCTCAGAAAACTGCTTCTAAGAAATCATGGTTTGGAAGGCAAACGAATGTCGAATCAGAATCCTCACAACCACCCGAATCTGCATTCGCCACCCTTGCGCTTCGTTCTCCTCCATCCGAACATGACGATGATGACAAACCTGCAGAATCACAGGCCGAAATGATTAAACCCACGGAGCCAGAAAGCGAGCTAACAGAACCCACAATAACACCAGAACATGAGCCAAACGAGCCCGCAAAGCCTGAAGATCAGCTGAGCAAACCCACAAAACCAGAGGTTGAGCCGAAGAAGACCACAAAACCGGAGAATGAACCGAGCGAGTCTGGTTATACCTCAAGGGTAGCAGTAGCAGCAGCAGCGTTTAGACGGTTTTTAGGTAAATCCAAGGAAGATTTAGCCGCCATTAAGGTTCAGACAGCTTTTCGGCGTTTCTTG GCACGAAGAAAGTTGCGGGCTTTGAAAGGGCTTGTGAGATTAAAAGTGTTGGTTCAAAGTCAATCGGTCAAACGACAAGCAATAACCACTTTAAGATGTATGCAGACTCTAGCCTGTGTGTAG
- the LOC110905114 gene encoding uncharacterized protein LOC110905114, translated as MFEPGGSECRKKTKPFKDSLCKNASESLDIYCLDADSTLFDAALLAAAAAFSHCENLDDKSCKSSIFSLRVSSKRPGGDVEKWIDVIRIGLEGITVNDANKSFNGVCSRLEDMLDSLSTLLSENSVLNKDELLQLAFAAIQLVNSVFCSMNQNQKEQSRHIMSRSSSFSIAILNVFVLYCCMSLLSKRVRVSFRLNPPTRLAKRVRFGSTWSGWRLTRLTHFCNIIFLQYVLCYKLNLMCILCYSYNLKIEIDISFYDFNLLKPVVDKKLLRGRATTWAYLAYMFVLKHIPQTKFPVLCTP; from the exons ATGTTCGAGCCAGGAGGATCAGAATGTCGGAAGAAAACCAAGCCCTTCAAAGACAGCTTATGCAAAAACGCGAGCGAGAGCTTG GATATATACTGTTTGGATGCTGACAGTACCCTATTTGATGCTGCCTTGCTTGCTGCAGCTGCTGCCTTCTCCCATT GCGAGAATTTGGATGACAAGAGCTGCAAGAGTTCGATCTTCAGTTTGAGAGTTAGCAGTAAACGCCCAg GGGGTGATGTTGAGAAGTGGATTGATGTGATTCGGATCGGGTTAGAGGGTATAACGGTTAATGATGCGAATAA ATCGTTTAATGGAGTCTGTTCTAGGCTCGAGGATATGCTGGATAGTTTGTCGACATTGCTTTCGGAAAATTCTGTGTTGAATAAAGACGAGTTGCTTCAGTTGGCATTTGCTGCTATTCAGTTAGTTAATTCG GTATTTTGTTCCATGAACCAAAATCAAAAGGAACAGAGCAGGCACATAATGTCGAGGTCTTCATCTTTTTCTATTGCGATTTTAAATGTTTTTGTTCTTTATTGTTGTATGAGTTTGTtatctaaacgggttcgggtcagtttcaggttgaaccccccaacccgtttagctaaacgggtcaggttcgggtcaacctggtcgggttggcggttgacccgtttaactcaTTTCtgtaatattatatttttacaatatgttttatgttataaattaaatttgaTGTGTATTTTATGCTATTCTTATAACTTAAAAATAGAAATTGACATAAGCTTTTAtgattttaat TTGCTTAAACCTGTTGTAGACAAGAAACTACTAAGGGGAAGGGCGACTACATGGGCAT ACTTGGCATACATGTTTGTTCTTAAACACATTCCGCAAACAAAGTTTCCTGTGCTATGCACGCCTTAA